In Mycobacterium sp. Aquia_216, a genomic segment contains:
- a CDS encoding dienelactone hydrolase family protein produces MTTIEIDTPDGPIDALLSVPPGSGPWPGVVVIHDAVGYGPDKQSINDRIAQAGYVALTPNLYARGGRIRCITRVMRELMTQRGRALDDILAARDHLQARPDGTGKVGIAGFCMGGQFALVMSPKGFGASAPFYGTPLPRHLSDTLQGACPIVASFGARDPLGRGAPEKLREVVAAKQITNDIKAYPGAGHSFANTLPAQPLLRIAGFGYDHAATEDAWSRVFSFFGEHLR; encoded by the coding sequence ACCCGGCAGCGGCCCCTGGCCCGGTGTGGTGGTGATCCACGACGCCGTCGGCTACGGCCCGGACAAGCAGTCGATCAACGACCGCATCGCGCAGGCAGGCTATGTGGCGCTGACTCCGAACCTGTACGCCCGGGGCGGCCGCATCCGCTGTATCACCCGGGTCATGCGTGAGCTGATGACGCAACGCGGCCGCGCCCTCGACGACATCCTTGCTGCCCGCGATCACTTGCAAGCCCGGCCGGACGGTACCGGGAAGGTCGGGATCGCCGGCTTCTGCATGGGCGGCCAGTTTGCCCTTGTCATGTCGCCCAAAGGTTTTGGCGCTTCCGCTCCGTTCTACGGCACTCCTCTGCCACGCCACCTGAGCGACACGCTGCAGGGGGCATGCCCGATCGTGGCGAGCTTCGGTGCGCGTGACCCGCTGGGCAGGGGCGCACCCGAGAAGTTGCGCGAAGTGGTTGCGGCCAAACAGATCACCAATGACATCAAAGCCTACCCGGGCGCCGGACACAGCTTCGCGAACACCCTTCCCGCCCAGCCACTGCTCCGGATTGCGGGTTTCGGCTATGACCACGCCGCTACCGAAGACGCCTGGAGTCGTGTCTTCTCGTTCTTCGGTGAGCACCTGCGCTAG
- a CDS encoding type 1 glutamine amidotransferase domain-containing protein yields MATVLVPIPDRDFDPTEVAVSWRVLTDNGHRVVFATESGTSGVADDIMVTGRGLDIWSALPVLGSFPLVGLVLRANTRGRDAYAAMVRSQEYRHPVSWRRATLDGIDALLLPGGHRARGMRSYIDSDILQRLVVEAFGRDMIVAAICHGVLLAARSIDPGTGRSVLYGRKTTALTWAMERLAWRLTRITRFWDPDYYRTYSEQPGQPGGYMSVQSEVTRALADPSDFRDVERGTPHWRLKSSGMARDTATDSRPAFVVDDGNYVSARWPGDTHTFAGVVSDKLRP; encoded by the coding sequence ATGGCCACGGTGCTGGTTCCGATTCCGGACCGTGACTTCGACCCGACCGAGGTCGCGGTCAGCTGGCGGGTCCTGACCGACAACGGTCACCGGGTGGTCTTCGCGACCGAAAGCGGAACGTCCGGTGTGGCCGACGACATCATGGTGACCGGTCGAGGTCTGGATATCTGGTCCGCGTTACCGGTATTGGGGTCCTTCCCGCTCGTCGGCCTGGTGTTGCGCGCCAACACGAGGGGTCGCGACGCCTATGCCGCCATGGTGCGCTCGCAGGAGTACCGGCACCCCGTGAGCTGGCGGCGAGCCACGCTCGACGGCATCGACGCGTTGCTGCTGCCCGGCGGTCACCGCGCCCGCGGAATGCGCAGCTACATCGACAGCGACATCTTGCAGCGCCTGGTCGTCGAAGCCTTCGGCCGCGACATGATCGTGGCCGCGATCTGTCACGGTGTGCTGCTGGCCGCGCGCAGCATCGACCCCGGCACGGGCCGCTCGGTGCTCTACGGTCGCAAGACCACGGCGCTCACCTGGGCCATGGAGCGACTGGCCTGGCGGCTCACGCGGATCACCCGATTCTGGGATCCCGACTACTACCGGACCTACTCCGAGCAGCCCGGTCAGCCGGGCGGCTACATGTCGGTGCAGTCGGAAGTCACCCGCGCGCTTGCAGACCCGTCGGATTTTCGCGACGTCGAGCGCGGCACGCCGCACTGGCGACTCAAATCGTCCGGGATGGCGCGCGACACGGCGACCGACTCGCGACCGGCATTCGTCGTCGACGACGGCAACTACGTCTCGGCGCGCTGGCCCGGCGACACGCACACCTTCGCGGGTGTCGTGTCAGACAAATTGCGGCCCTAG
- a CDS encoding PPOX class F420-dependent oxidoreductase → MTPTFADLAKAQYILLTTFTKDGRPKPTPIWTAPDQECGDRLLVITQGNSWKVKRIRNTPRVTMATCTMRGRPTSEAVAGTAALLDKSDTGTVYDAIGRRYGIVGAVFNFFSKLRGGMENNIGLELRVAQG, encoded by the coding sequence GTGACGCCCACCTTCGCCGATCTCGCCAAGGCGCAATACATCCTGCTGACCACCTTCACCAAGGACGGCCGACCCAAGCCGACGCCGATCTGGACTGCCCCGGACCAGGAATGCGGCGACCGGCTGCTGGTGATCACGCAGGGAAACTCGTGGAAGGTCAAGCGGATTCGCAATACACCCCGCGTCACGATGGCCACCTGCACGATGCGCGGTCGTCCGACGAGCGAGGCTGTCGCGGGCACCGCGGCCCTGCTCGACAAATCGGACACGGGCACTGTGTACGACGCGATCGGCAGGCGTTACGGCATTGTCGGCGCGGTCTTCAACTTTTTCAGCAAGCTGCGCGGCGGCATGGAAAACAACATCGGCCTCGAACTCCGAGTGGCCCAAGGCTAG
- a CDS encoding DUF1214 domain-containing protein has protein sequence MAWLPFSIAEAALAGSDDGADLSQAWSYLQGRLHNAAQLVQSDPANRNRVDLAAGMRHLLVLLTAGIDEVLRFDTDPVLSVQATSTDDLVTWGMECPDCIYTRAVLRGGESYRLFGNRGTARYVGLQTMNGIAATANELVDELEMDADGNFEVLLSASEQTGRAGNWMRLEGENPTLTVRHFFYDWDNEVPSSLRIERLGDATSTEVRPIDPAVAISRQLVALGDFVQGNLEFFLQFGAAAPTNGFLPPIDRSDIGAAAENRPVIGRWELGPGEALIVEMEPPEGIYWSFSLGNPWWETIHYGRHQSSLNARQAVVDSDGLVRVVLCPEDPGVANWLDTAGYSNGPIILRCVRTKTAPTPSTRVVPFDKIHAHLPSDTATVTAQQRASVIAARRKAVRERFA, from the coding sequence ATGGCGTGGCTACCGTTCTCGATCGCCGAGGCAGCGCTGGCGGGATCTGACGACGGCGCAGACCTCTCCCAGGCGTGGTCGTATTTGCAAGGACGACTGCACAACGCAGCGCAGCTCGTCCAATCGGACCCGGCCAACCGAAATCGCGTCGATCTCGCCGCGGGCATGCGGCATCTGTTGGTGCTGCTCACCGCCGGGATCGATGAGGTGCTGCGATTCGACACCGATCCGGTCCTGAGTGTTCAAGCCACCAGCACCGACGACCTGGTGACGTGGGGAATGGAATGTCCAGACTGCATCTACACCCGTGCCGTGCTGCGCGGCGGGGAAAGTTACCGGCTGTTCGGTAATCGAGGCACCGCACGCTATGTCGGGCTGCAGACGATGAACGGCATCGCCGCAACGGCTAACGAGCTCGTCGACGAGCTCGAGATGGATGCCGACGGGAACTTCGAGGTGCTGCTGTCGGCATCCGAGCAGACGGGGCGAGCCGGTAATTGGATGCGGCTCGAAGGCGAAAACCCGACGCTGACGGTCCGGCACTTCTTCTACGACTGGGACAACGAAGTGCCATCGTCGCTGCGCATTGAGCGCCTCGGCGATGCGACTAGCACCGAAGTCCGTCCGATCGATCCGGCCGTGGCAATATCGCGGCAGTTGGTCGCCCTTGGCGACTTTGTCCAGGGCAACCTGGAGTTCTTTCTCCAATTCGGTGCCGCGGCGCCGACGAATGGATTCCTGCCGCCGATCGACCGCTCCGATATCGGTGCGGCCGCCGAGAACCGGCCGGTGATCGGTCGGTGGGAGCTGGGCCCGGGCGAGGCACTCATCGTGGAAATGGAACCGCCCGAAGGGATTTACTGGAGCTTCTCCCTCGGCAACCCATGGTGGGAGACGATTCATTACGGGCGCCACCAGTCCAGCCTCAATGCCCGGCAAGCGGTGGTGGATTCCGACGGCCTGGTGCGGGTGGTGCTGTGTCCCGAGGACCCGGGTGTCGCGAATTGGCTTGACACCGCGGGCTACAGCAATGGACCCATCATCCTGCGCTGTGTGCGAACGAAGACGGCGCCGACGCCGTCGACGCGGGTTGTGCCGTTCGACAAGATCCATGCTCACTTGCCATCGGACACCGCGACGGTCACCGCGCAGCAGCGGGCGTCCGTCATTGCGGCGCGCCGCAAGGCCGTGCGCGAGAGGTTCGCCTGA